Part of the Cryptosporangium arvum DSM 44712 genome, GTGACACCGTGCCGATGCGTGGCCCGCGCACCGCGATGGAGCACGGCGTCGCGTTCAGCTCGGAGAACCGGCGCACCGAGGGTGTCGTCGGCGAGCTGACCGTGCGCGAGAACATCGTCCTCGCGCTGCAGGCCTCCCGCGGCTGGGCCCGGCCGATCCCGCGCGGGCGTCAGGACGAGCTGGTCGCCAAGTACATCAAGGCGCTCGACATCCGACCGGCGAACCCCGACACCCAGGTGCGCAACCTCTCCGGCGGCAACCAGCAGAAGGTGCTGCTCGCCCGGTGGCTGATCACCGAGCCGAAGCTGCTCATCGTCGACGAGCCCACCCGCGGCATCGACGTCGGTGCCAAGGCCGAGATCCAGCGGCTGCTCGCGCAGCTCTCCGGCGACGGCATGGCGGTGCTGTTTATCAGCGCCGAGCTCGAAGAGGTCTTACGCCTGTCGCACAAGATCGCGGTGCTCCGCGACCGGCGGCTGGTCGAACAGCTCGACAACACCGACGACGTGGACGTCGACCGGATCCTCGCGACGATCGCGAGCGGGTCGGCCACCGGGGAGGCCTCATGACTCGGCTGTCGCCGATCGTCCGGCATCGGCTTTTCTGGCCCGCCGCGGCGCTCGTGCTCCTGCTGGTCAGCAATCTGTTCTTCAGCACCGACTTCTTCGCCGTCCGGATCAAGGACGGCCACCTCTACGGCTCGCTCATCGACATCCTCCGCGGCAGCACCCCGTTGGTGCTGGTCGCGCTGGGCATGACGCTCGTCATCGCCACCGCGGGCATCGACCTCTCGGTCGGCTCGGTGATCGCGATCGTCGGCGCGGTGGCCTGTCTGCGGGTGAGCGAGCTCGACGACCAGAACAGCGTCACCGGAGTGCTCGCGGCGGTCGCCGTCGCGGTCGTGCTCTCGCTGGTGCTCGGGCTCTGGAACGGCGTCCTGGTCGCGGCGGTGGGCATCCAGCCGATCATCGCGACGCTGATCCTGCTGGTCGGCGGCCGGGGCATCGCGCAGCTGATCACCGACGGGCAGATCATCAACGTCCGCTCCTCGCCGTACCGCACGATCGGCGCCGGCTACGCGCTGACGATCCCGGTCGCGGTGATCATCGCGGCCGCGGTCGTCGCGGTCGCGGTGCTGCTCACCCGGCGCACCGCGCTCGGCCTGCTGATCGAGTCGGTCGGCAGCAGCCCCACGGCCAGCCGGCTGGCCGGCATCCAGGCCCGGCGGCTCACGCTCATCGTGTACGTGTTCTCGGGTTTCTGCGCCGGCGTCGCCGGGCTGATCTACAGCTCGAACATCTCCAGCGCCGACGGCAACAACGCCGGCAGCCTGATCGAGCTGGACGCGATCCTCGCGGTCGTCATCGGCGGAACGGCGCTGACCGGTGGCCGGTTCTCGATCGCCGGCAGCGTGCTCGGGGCCGTGCTCATCCAGACGCTGAACATCACCATCTACACCGCGGGCGTACCGGGACGGTTCACCCTGCTCTTCAAGGCGGTCGTCGTGGTCGTCCTCTGCCTGGCGCAGTCCCCGACGTTCCGGGCCAAGGTGTTCGGGCGGTGGCGCCGTTCGAAGCCACCGACGGCCGGGCCGACCCCGGGCGCACCGGCCCCCGCGGAGGTGGCGGCATGACCACGATGACCACCCAGTCCCCGTCGCCGGTCGAGCGGCCGAAGGTGGCCCGCGCCCGCCGGTACGGCCTCAACACCCGGTACGTCCCGGTGCTGGCCACGCTCGTGCTGTTCGGCCTGATGTACGGCATCGGCATCGCGAACTACGAGGGCTTCAGCGACACCCAGGTGCTGCTCAACGTCTTCATCGACAACGCTCACCTGCTGACGGTCGCGATCGGGATGACGTTCGTGATCCTGTCCGGGGGCATCGACCTGTCGGTCGGGTCGGTCCTCGCGCTCGGCACGGTGATCGCGGCCACGCTGCTGAAGGCCGGCTGGAACCCGTTCGTGGTCATCCTGATCGTGCTCGTCGTCGGCGCGCTGATCGGGCTGGCGCAGGGCGCGATCATCCACTTCTTCGACATCCAGCCGTTCATCGCGACGCTGGCGGGGCTGTTCCTCGCCCGCGGGATCGCCCAGCTGATCAGCACCAAGGCGGTCGGGATCACCGACGAGTTCTGGACGACGACCGCCACCGAGCGCATTCATTTCGGGGGATTCCGGCTCTCGCCGAGCGCGGTGATCGCGATCGTGCTGGCGATCGCCGCGGCGCTCGCGCTGGCCTACACCCGGTTCGGGCGCAACACCTACGCGGTGGGCGGGAACGCGCAGTCGGCCGAGCTGATGGGCCTTCCGGTCGCGCGGACCCGGGTGCTCGTCTACACGCTCTCGGGGCTGTGCGCGGCGCTCGGCGGCGTGCTCTACAGCTTCGAGACGCCGACCGGCAACAGCCTGACCGGGACCGGCATGGAGCTGGACGCGATCGCCGCGGTGGTCATCGGCGGAACGCTGCTGACCGGCGGTTCCGGCTTCCTGGCCGGCACCGTGCTCGGCGTGCTCGTGCTCGGCCTGATCCAGACGATGATCACCTTCCAGGGCACGCTGAGCTCCTGGTGGACGCGGATCTTCATCGCCGGCCTGCTGTTCGCGTTCATCCTCTTGCAGCGGATCGTCACCCGCCGAGAGCCGACCTAGGCCCCCACCGCACCGGCGAAAGCGGGTGCGGCGCAGAATGTGAACGTTCACAAGCGTCGTAGGAGGTACGTCGTATGGGCGAGATCTGGTTCCTGACCGGTAGCCAGGGGCTGTACGGCCCGGAAACGCTGGACCAGGTCGCCGAGCAGTCGCGGCGGATCGCCGACCAGCTCGGGGACGGCGACCTGCCGGTCTCGGTGGTCTGGAAGCCCGTCCTGACCGACTCGGCCGCGATCCTCCGGATCTGCCAGGAGGCCGACGCCAACCCGGACGTGGTCGGCCTGGTGGCGTGGATGCACACGTTCTCACCGGCCAAGATGTGGATCGCCGGCCTCGACGCCCTGCGCAAGCCGCTGCTGCACCTGCACACGCAGGCGAACGTCGCGCTGCCGTGGGCCGAGATCGACATGGACTTCATGAACCTGAACCAGGCCGCCCACGGCGACCGCGAGTTCGGCTTCATCCAGGCGCGCCTCGGCGTCTCCCGCAAGACCGTCGCCGGGCACGTCAGCGACCCCCGCGTCGGCCGCCGGGTGGCCGCCTGGGCGCGGGCCGCGCTGGGCTACGCCGAGATGCGGACGCTGCGCCTCGCGCGGTTCGGCGACAACATGCGTGACGTCGCGGTCACCGAGGGCGACAAGGTCGAGGCACAGCTGCGCTTCGGCGTCTCGGTGAACACCTACGGCGTCAACGACCTGGTCGAGGCGGTCGACGCGTCCTCCGACGCCGAGGTCGACAAGCTCGTCGCGGAGTACGAGGAGCGCTACCAGGTCGTCCCGGAGCTGCGCGCCGGCGGCGAGCGGCACGAGTCGCTGCGCTACGGCGCGCGGATCGAGCTCGGCCTGCGCTCGTTCCTGGAGGCCGGCGGCTTCCGCGCGTTCACCACGAACTTCGAGGACCTCGGTGGCCTGCGTCAGCTGCCCGGGCTCGCGGTGCAGCGCCTGATGGGCGACGGCTACGGGTTCGGCGGCGAGGGTGACTGGAAGACCTCGGTGCTGTTGCGGACGCTGAAGGCGATGGCGCCCGGCGGCACGTCGTTCATGGAGGACTACACCTACGACCTGACGCCCGGCTCGGAGCGCATCCTCGGCGCGCACATGCTCGAGGTGTGCCCGAGCATCGCGTCGGAGACCCCGAAGCTGGAGATCCACCCGTTGGGCATCGGCGGGCGCGAGGACCCGGTGCGACTGGTGTTCGACGCCACGCCCGGCCCCGCGGTCGTCATCGGCATGGCCGACCTGGGCGAGCGGTTCCGGCTGGTCGCCAACGAGATCGAGGTCGTCTCGCCGAGCGAGCCGCTGCCGAAGCTGCCGGTCGCGCGGGCGGTCTGGAAGCCGGCGCCCGACCTGGCGACGTCGGCCGAGTCGTGGCTGACCGCGGGCGGGCCGCACCACACCGTGCTCTCGGCGGCGGTCGGCGTCGAGGAGCTCACCGACCTCGCCGAGATGGTATCGACCGAGTTGGTCGTGATCGACGCGGACACCACGCCGCGGCGGCTCGCGAACGAGCTCCGGTGGAACCAGGCGTACTACCGCCTCGCCCGGGGGTTCTGAGTTCCTCATATTTCACCCCTTATGCCCGATATTGGGAGCAGTCCGGGTGCTGCTCGGGCGTACCAGGGGTGGAGAGAGGATCCGCATGGCGAGTTACCAGGCCGCCGGTTCGAGCACGGCAGCGCGGCGTAATCCCCTGGTGCGCTGGCTGGCCGACCGGCCGGTCAAGGTGAAGCTGATCATCGCGCTGGGCGTGCTGGCGGTGATCGCGATCGCGGTGGGGCTCGTCGGCATCCGCTCGCTGGCCGAGACGAACAAGGACTCGCAGCACCTCTACAACGAGAACGTGATCTCGATGATCGCGCTCGGCCGGGTCCACCAGGAAGAGCTGAAGACTCGCATGCTCGTCAACGGGCATGCGAGTGCCCTGGACGCGAAGACGATGGCCGAGTGGGAGACCAAGATCCAGGAGAGCGACGCCGAACTCGCCAAGTGGGAAGCGGAGTACGAGAAGGCGGGTCCGGAGGACCAGGCCACCTGGAACGAGTTCAAGGTGGCCTGGAAGAAGTGGCAGGACTACCGGGACAGCACGCTGCTGCCGCTGAGCCGCACCAACCAGAACGAGGCGTTCAACACCGCGCTCACCGGTACCTCCGCAGACCTCACCGGTGCCGCCGCCGACCTGCTCGACGAGCTCGAGGCCTACGACTCCGGCCTGGCCAAGCAGACCGCGGACAAGGCCGGTGACGCCTACCGCAGCGCCCGGATCGCGGTGATCTCGCTGCTGGTCATCGGGCTGCTCGTCGCCGGAGCGCTCAGCCTGGTGATCACCAAGCTGATCGTGGCGCCGCTGCGCCGGGTCTCCGGCGTGCTCGACGCGATGGCCGCCGGCGACCTCACCCAGAACGCGCAGGTGCACTCCAAGGACGAGGTCGGCCAGATGGCCGCCTCGCTGGTCCGGGCCCAGGACGGCGTCCGGCAGGCGATCACCGCGCTGGCGCAGAGCGCGGAGACGCTCGCCGGCAGCGCCGACGAACTCACGAACGTCAGCCAGCAGATCGCCGACACCGCGCAGGACGCGTCCAGCCAGGCCGGGGTGGTCTCCGAGGCCTCCGAAGAGGTCTCGCGCAACGTCCAGACCGTCGCCGCCGGTAGCGAGGAGATGGGCGCGGCGATCCGGGAGATCTCGCAGTCGGCCAACGACGCGGCGGGCGTCGCG contains:
- a CDS encoding ABC transporter permease translates to MTRLSPIVRHRLFWPAAALVLLLVSNLFFSTDFFAVRIKDGHLYGSLIDILRGSTPLVLVALGMTLVIATAGIDLSVGSVIAIVGAVACLRVSELDDQNSVTGVLAAVAVAVVLSLVLGLWNGVLVAAVGIQPIIATLILLVGGRGIAQLITDGQIINVRSSPYRTIGAGYALTIPVAVIIAAAVVAVAVLLTRRTALGLLIESVGSSPTASRLAGIQARRLTLIVYVFSGFCAGVAGLIYSSNISSADGNNAGSLIELDAILAVVIGGTALTGGRFSIAGSVLGAVLIQTLNITIYTAGVPGRFTLLFKAVVVVVLCLAQSPTFRAKVFGRWRRSKPPTAGPTPGAPAPAEVAA
- the yjfF gene encoding galactofuranose ABC transporter, permease protein YjfF is translated as MTTQSPSPVERPKVARARRYGLNTRYVPVLATLVLFGLMYGIGIANYEGFSDTQVLLNVFIDNAHLLTVAIGMTFVILSGGIDLSVGSVLALGTVIAATLLKAGWNPFVVILIVLVVGALIGLAQGAIIHFFDIQPFIATLAGLFLARGIAQLISTKAVGITDEFWTTTATERIHFGGFRLSPSAVIAIVLAIAAALALAYTRFGRNTYAVGGNAQSAELMGLPVARTRVLVYTLSGLCAALGGVLYSFETPTGNSLTGTGMELDAIAAVVIGGTLLTGGSGFLAGTVLGVLVLGLIQTMITFQGTLSSWWTRIFIAGLLFAFILLQRIVTRREPT
- the araA gene encoding L-arabinose isomerase; amino-acid sequence: MGEIWFLTGSQGLYGPETLDQVAEQSRRIADQLGDGDLPVSVVWKPVLTDSAAILRICQEADANPDVVGLVAWMHTFSPAKMWIAGLDALRKPLLHLHTQANVALPWAEIDMDFMNLNQAAHGDREFGFIQARLGVSRKTVAGHVSDPRVGRRVAAWARAALGYAEMRTLRLARFGDNMRDVAVTEGDKVEAQLRFGVSVNTYGVNDLVEAVDASSDAEVDKLVAEYEERYQVVPELRAGGERHESLRYGARIELGLRSFLEAGGFRAFTTNFEDLGGLRQLPGLAVQRLMGDGYGFGGEGDWKTSVLLRTLKAMAPGGTSFMEDYTYDLTPGSERILGAHMLEVCPSIASETPKLEIHPLGIGGREDPVRLVFDATPGPAVVIGMADLGERFRLVANEIEVVSPSEPLPKLPVARAVWKPAPDLATSAESWLTAGGPHHTVLSAAVGVEELTDLAEMVSTELVVIDADTTPRRLANELRWNQAYYRLARGF
- a CDS encoding methyl-accepting chemotaxis protein is translated as MASYQAAGSSTAARRNPLVRWLADRPVKVKLIIALGVLAVIAIAVGLVGIRSLAETNKDSQHLYNENVISMIALGRVHQEELKTRMLVNGHASALDAKTMAEWETKIQESDAELAKWEAEYEKAGPEDQATWNEFKVAWKKWQDYRDSTLLPLSRTNQNEAFNTALTGTSADLTGAAADLLDELEAYDSGLAKQTADKAGDAYRSARIAVISLLVIGLLVAGALSLVITKLIVAPLRRVSGVLDAMAAGDLTQNAQVHSKDEVGQMAASLVRAQDGVRQAITALAQSAETLAGSADELTNVSQQIADTAQDASSQAGVVSEASEEVSRNVQTVAAGSEEMGAAIREISQSANDAAGVASQAVSAAAATNATVAKLGESSVEIGNVVKVITSIAEQTNLLALNATIEAARAGEAGKGFAVVANEVKDLAQETAQATENISKRVEAIQADTDSAVAAIEQISGIIAQINDYQMTIASAVEEQTATTNEMNRSISEAAMSSSQIAANISGVAEATQQTSGNAGDAKAAAERLNAMSADLRALVGRFRF